The genomic segment ACGGTCCTGGCAGATGCGGAAAAACAACCAACCTGGAAACTATTTTCAAGATGTTTAGAAAACAGGTTACAGGGCAGATGGTTTCTGCCAACACTGAAGGAGACCGTACCCTGTTTTTTGACTTTCTGCCAATGGGTCTTGGAAAAATTAAAGGTTATGATGTAAGGGTACAATTATATACTGTTCCTGGACAGGTAAAATATGCTTCCACAAGAAAAATGGTTTTAAAAGAGGTTGACGGTCTTGTCTTTGTTGCTGATTCCCTTGAAGTCCGCAGGGAAAAAAACATGCTTTCCCTTAAGGACCTTCATCAAAATTTAAAAGAATATGGACTCAGCATATTAAAAATCCCCCTGGTTTTGCAGTATAATAAAAGAGATTTGGCAGATCAGGGGCTTCCGCTGATGTCTATCAATCAAATGGAAAGAGACCTTAACAGGCAGTTGAAAGTCCCTTCCTTTCCAGGCAGTGCCATTAAAGGCGATGGTGTGGGACCAACATTAAAGGCATGTTTAAAGTTAACCCTGCAGTCTATGAAAAAGCAAATGGGATGGTAAAACTAGGAAATGACTACCAAAATTGATCTTTCAGGCAGCCTTAATTTCCTTGGTTTAGGAGACGTGCTGCAATTAATAGGTTCAAACGGTTCAACAGGAATCCTCAGGCTTACAAGCAAATACTCCCAGGAACCTGGATATATATATTTTCAAAAAGGAAATATTATTAATGGTTCAAGTCCTTCTTTAACTGGTCTTGACGCAGTTTATGCCATGTTTGGCTGGACAGAAGGCGAGTTTGAATTTACTGAGCAGGAAATC from the Desulfonema limicola genome contains:
- a CDS encoding GTP-binding protein, whose amino-acid sequence is MANINLKTREIEVKIVYYGPGRCGKTTNLETIFKMFRKQVTGQMVSANTEGDRTLFFDFLPMGLGKIKGYDVRVQLYTVPGQVKYASTRKMVLKEVDGLVFVADSLEVRREKNMLSLKDLHQNLKEYGLSILKIPLVLQYNKRDLADQGLPLMSINQMERDLNRQLKVPSFPGSAIKGDGVGPTLKACLKLTLQSMKKQMGW